In the genome of Nymphaea colorata isolate Beijing-Zhang1983 chromosome 9, ASM883128v2, whole genome shotgun sequence, one region contains:
- the LOC116260778 gene encoding TPR repeat-containing thioredoxin TTL1-like isoform X1: MSHSGDWKQQWPPVNQRRAGTSLPPKELSLDALADHLHDALADKPDTVGRSLGSPISPLRTQTHPGGGAATSSSSSSGAPPRTRRPGNNNSGELSAGSSGSSGGGGGSSSPTAESFRTSRSVRTGNILGAAPPPMTADQPPEAAGVRKAVGPAATGLLIQAGNSVKSGSPVASGKSAAVGGRSSGRSDVLGLGTGTYGHGSVMRGSGRPVDSPVAGAAGNIRLAGESVLVRRAIESGDPEEVKKAGNEQYKKGHFAEALLLYDRAIEISPENPACRSNRAAALTALGRLTEAVRECEEAVRLDPNYVRAHQRLAGLYLRLGQVHNARRHLYSDGNQADPEVQKLKSIEGHLKRCADARKVKDWKSVLQEGDAAIAVGAESCPHLFASRAEALLKLHRLGEADSAVSNISKLDPSPPSCLQTKFFDMIGDSYLFFVRAQVAMSLGRFDNALSAAERAGQLDPQSHEISSSLAKVRGVARSRARGNDLFNAGKFAEACAAYGEGLEYDPSNAVLYCNRAACRSKLGQWERAVDDCNKALTFQPNYTKALLRRAASNRQLERWSEAVRDYEVLRRELPEDSEVAEGLFYAQVALKKSRGEEVQNMKFGGEVEEISDTDQFRAAISSPGVSVVHFKGRSNEQCKLISPFVDTLCARFPSVNFLMVDVDESPAVARSENVRVIPTFKIYKNGSRVKEMICPSQHILEYSVRHYSL, from the exons ATGTCGCATTCCGGCGACTGGAAACAGCAATGGCCGCCGGTGAACCAGAGGAGGGCGGGGACGTCACTACCGCCGAAGGAGCTGTCCCTCGATGCCCTAGCGGACCACCTCCACGATGCGCTCGCCGACAAGCCGGATACCGTCGGCCGGAGCCTTGGTTCACCTATCTCCCCGCTCCGTACGCAGACCCACCCCGGCGGCGGGGCCGCCACCAGCTCCTCCAGCTCCTCTGGTGCTCCCCCGCGCACTAGACGGCCTGGGAACAACAATTCGGGTGAGCTGTCGGCCGGGAGTAGCGGTAGCTCCGGAGGAGGGGGTGGTAGTAGCAGCCCCACAGCCGAGAGCTTCCGCACCAGTAGATCTGTTCGGACGGGAAACATCCTCGGCGCTGCTCCGCCACCTATGACGGCAGACCAGCCGCCGGAGGCAGCTGGAGTGAGGAAGGCGGTTGGTCCGGCTGCAACAGGTTTGCTCATCCAGGCAGGGAATTCCGTCAAGAGCGGCTCTCCAGTGGCATCGGGGAAGTCAGCAGCCGTCGGTGGACGGAGCTCGGGGCGGAGTGACGTGCTTGGCTTGGGGACGGGGACTTATGGGCATGGGAGCGTAATGCGGGGAAGTGGGAGGCCCGTCGACTCTCCGGTCGCCGGAGCAGCAGGGAATATCCGGCTTGCCGGGGAATCGGTGCTGGTGAGGCGAGCAATTGAGAGTGGGGACCCAGAGGAGGTGAAGAAGGCGGGGAACGAGCAGTACAAGAAGGGGCATTTCGCGGAGGCTCTGCTTCTTTATGACAGGGCGATAGAGATTTCGCCGGAAAATCCCGCTTGCCGGAGCAACCGTGCGGCGGCACTCACTGCGTTGGGGAGGCTCACGGAGGCTGTGCGGGAGTGCGAGGAGGCGGTCCGGCTTGATCCTAATTACGTCAGAGCACACCAGAGGCTCGCCGGCCTCTATCTCAG ATTAGGACAAGTTCACAATGCAAGAAGGCATCTTTACAGTGATGGGAATCAAGCAGATCCAGAGGTGCAGAAGCTGAAGAGCATAGAAGGGCATTTAAAAAGGTGTGCTGATGCTAGAAAAGTTAAAGATTGGAAGAGTGTTCTCCAAGAAGGTGATGCAGCCATAGCTGTTGGAGCAGAGTCTTGTCCTCAT CTATTTGCATCCAGAGCTGAGGCTCTGCTCAAACTTCATCGACTGGGAGAAGCAGATTCAGCTGTATCCAACATATCTAAGTTGGATCCATCCCCACCATCATGCTTGCAGACCAAGTTCTTTGACATGATTGGAGATTCATACTTATTTTTTGTCCGTGCGCAGGTTGCAATGTCTTTAGGAAG GTTTGACAATGCACTTTCAGCTGCTGAGAGAGCTGGGCAGTTGGATCCACAAAGCCATGAAATTTCTTCCTCATTGGCCAAGGTCAGGGGTGTGGCTAGGTCTCGAGCAAGAGGAAATGATCTCTTCAATGCTGGAAAGTTTGCAGAGGCATGTGCTGCTTATGGAGAAGGTTTGGAGTATGATCCCTCCAATGCTGTCTTATATTGCAACAGGGCTGCATGCAGATCAAAGCTTGGGCAGTGGGAACGTGCAGTTGATGACTGTAATAAAGCTTTGACATTTCAGCCCAATTATACAAAAGCTCTTCTTCGTCGAGCTGCTTCTAACCGCCAA TTGGAAAGATGGTCGGAAGCAGTTCGTGACTATGAGGTGCTGAGGCGAGAATTGCCGGAGGATAGTGAGGTTGCAGAGGGACTGTTTTATGCCCAAGTTGCTCTGAAAAAGTCGAGGGGTGAGGAAGTGCAGAACATGAAGTTTGGTGGTGAAGTAGAAGAAATTTCTGACACTGACCAATTCAGAGCAGCAATTTCTTCACCAG GAGTTTCAGTGGTGCATTTTAAGGGACGATCAAATGAACAATGTAAGCTGATATCTCCATTTGTTGATACTCTGTGTGCTCGATTTCCATCTGTGAACTTCCTCATG GTGGATGTAGATGAGAGTCCTGCCGTGGCAAGATCAGAAAATGTGAGGGTCATTCCGACTTTCAAGATATACAAGAATGGCAGCAGAGTGAAGGAGATGATCTGCCCAAGCCAGCATATATTGGAGTACTCGGTCCGGCATTACAGTCTCTAG
- the LOC116260778 gene encoding TPR repeat-containing thioredoxin TTL1-like isoform X2, translated as MSHSGDWKQQWPPVNQRRAGTSLPPKELSLDALADHLHDALADKPDTVGRSLGSPISPLRTQTHPGGGAATSSSSSSGAPPRTRRPGNNNSGELSAGSSGSSGGGGGSSSPTAESFRTSRSVRTGNILGAAPPPMTADQPPEAAGVRKAVGPAATGLLIQAGNSVKSGSPVASGKSAAVGGRSSGRSDVLGLGTGTYGHGSVMRGSGRPVDSPVAGAAGNIRLAGESVLVRRAIESGDPEEVKKAGNEQYKKGHFAEALLLYDRAIEISPENPACRSNRAAALTALGRLTEAVRECEEAVRLDPNYVRAHQRLAGLYLRLGQVHNARRHLYSDGNQADPEVQKLKSIEGHLKRCADARKVKDWKSVLQEGDAAIAVGAESCPHLFASRAEALLKLHRLGEADSAVSNISKLDPSPPSCLQTKFFDMIGDSYLFFVRAQVAMSLGRFDNALSAAERAGQLDPQSHEISSSLAKVRGVARSRARGNDLFNAGKFAEACAAYGEGLEYDPSNAVLYCNRAACRSKLGQWERAVDDCNKALTFQPNYTKALLRRAASNRQSCSWKDGRKQFVTMRC; from the exons ATGTCGCATTCCGGCGACTGGAAACAGCAATGGCCGCCGGTGAACCAGAGGAGGGCGGGGACGTCACTACCGCCGAAGGAGCTGTCCCTCGATGCCCTAGCGGACCACCTCCACGATGCGCTCGCCGACAAGCCGGATACCGTCGGCCGGAGCCTTGGTTCACCTATCTCCCCGCTCCGTACGCAGACCCACCCCGGCGGCGGGGCCGCCACCAGCTCCTCCAGCTCCTCTGGTGCTCCCCCGCGCACTAGACGGCCTGGGAACAACAATTCGGGTGAGCTGTCGGCCGGGAGTAGCGGTAGCTCCGGAGGAGGGGGTGGTAGTAGCAGCCCCACAGCCGAGAGCTTCCGCACCAGTAGATCTGTTCGGACGGGAAACATCCTCGGCGCTGCTCCGCCACCTATGACGGCAGACCAGCCGCCGGAGGCAGCTGGAGTGAGGAAGGCGGTTGGTCCGGCTGCAACAGGTTTGCTCATCCAGGCAGGGAATTCCGTCAAGAGCGGCTCTCCAGTGGCATCGGGGAAGTCAGCAGCCGTCGGTGGACGGAGCTCGGGGCGGAGTGACGTGCTTGGCTTGGGGACGGGGACTTATGGGCATGGGAGCGTAATGCGGGGAAGTGGGAGGCCCGTCGACTCTCCGGTCGCCGGAGCAGCAGGGAATATCCGGCTTGCCGGGGAATCGGTGCTGGTGAGGCGAGCAATTGAGAGTGGGGACCCAGAGGAGGTGAAGAAGGCGGGGAACGAGCAGTACAAGAAGGGGCATTTCGCGGAGGCTCTGCTTCTTTATGACAGGGCGATAGAGATTTCGCCGGAAAATCCCGCTTGCCGGAGCAACCGTGCGGCGGCACTCACTGCGTTGGGGAGGCTCACGGAGGCTGTGCGGGAGTGCGAGGAGGCGGTCCGGCTTGATCCTAATTACGTCAGAGCACACCAGAGGCTCGCCGGCCTCTATCTCAG ATTAGGACAAGTTCACAATGCAAGAAGGCATCTTTACAGTGATGGGAATCAAGCAGATCCAGAGGTGCAGAAGCTGAAGAGCATAGAAGGGCATTTAAAAAGGTGTGCTGATGCTAGAAAAGTTAAAGATTGGAAGAGTGTTCTCCAAGAAGGTGATGCAGCCATAGCTGTTGGAGCAGAGTCTTGTCCTCAT CTATTTGCATCCAGAGCTGAGGCTCTGCTCAAACTTCATCGACTGGGAGAAGCAGATTCAGCTGTATCCAACATATCTAAGTTGGATCCATCCCCACCATCATGCTTGCAGACCAAGTTCTTTGACATGATTGGAGATTCATACTTATTTTTTGTCCGTGCGCAGGTTGCAATGTCTTTAGGAAG GTTTGACAATGCACTTTCAGCTGCTGAGAGAGCTGGGCAGTTGGATCCACAAAGCCATGAAATTTCTTCCTCATTGGCCAAGGTCAGGGGTGTGGCTAGGTCTCGAGCAAGAGGAAATGATCTCTTCAATGCTGGAAAGTTTGCAGAGGCATGTGCTGCTTATGGAGAAGGTTTGGAGTATGATCCCTCCAATGCTGTCTTATATTGCAACAGGGCTGCATGCAGATCAAAGCTTGGGCAGTGGGAACGTGCAGTTGATGACTGTAATAAAGCTTTGACATTTCAGCCCAATTATACAAAAGCTCTTCTTCGTCGAGCTGCTTCTAACCGCCAA AGCTGCAGTTGGAAAGATGGTCGGAAGCAGTTCGTGACTATGAGGTGCTGA